A portion of the Papilio machaon chromosome Z, ilPapMach1.1, whole genome shotgun sequence genome contains these proteins:
- the LOC106717035 gene encoding insulin-like growth factor 2 mRNA-binding protein 2, translated as MNKLYIGNLPIEADEAAVRQLFAEHNLTVADISVKRGGYAFVDFPDQSAADRAIDKLHGYSYCGLPLIIEPSVANKKAVNPPTLQSTSSTQIKEASNDSSGGAWR; from the exons ATGAACAAGCTGTACATCGGTAACCTGCCCATCGAGGCTGACGAAGCGGCCGTGCGCCAGCTGTTTGCGGAACACAACTTGACGGTCGCGGACATTTCGGTGAAGCGCGGCGGATACGCCTTCGTCGACTTTCCCGACCAGTCCGCCGCAGACCGGGCCATCGACAAACTGCACG GTTACTCGTACTGTGGACTCCCGCTAATCATCGAGCCATCcgttgcaaataaaaaagc CGTGAACCCACCCACCCTGCAGAGCACCAGTAGCACGCAAATCAAGGAGGCCAGCAACGACTCCTCGGGAGGAGCATGGAG ATAA
- the LOC106717120 gene encoding uncharacterized protein LOC106717120, with protein sequence MIKQFMDEYVEFCGLVSSNLRRHVLRLCNEAFPMLFEMADDFDARDTTDNLRVRSALAAAVYRRACHLNATVRNLPKICYWEILWANTSIFSFSEFAEENSSVAQKGLLNLWKLHKLPTSGMRVTHQDLISLWNLAVAILDNKRSQARLIDIMVVTNVQITSYGEAWPPHLEVERVALHYYVIGCCYAAMGVNETAIEYLLKVTKMKQQIKKDEFLVPFAMIEAAMCYHSLNDREMGDNLMTTACQEYGPNSRECKMLLRVYERVLRHPLSKCYYTDTNTDSDDDYPDLGLNISDFDHDENNDAKKKTATVGEKSGKAKKAFAGTSSKAGGSGDKGSNA encoded by the exons ATGATAAAGCAATTTATGGACGAATATGTTGAGTTCTGCGGCCTCGTGTCCTCGAACCTGCGCCGTCACGTGCTTCGCCTTTGCAACGAGGCGTTCCCG ATGTTGTTTGAAATGGCGGATGATTTTGATGCCCGCGATACCACGGACAACCTGCGCGTCCGCAGCGCACTCGCCGCCGCAGTCTACCGACGCGCTTGTCATCTAAATGCGACTGTCAGAAATCTGCCGAAAATATGCTACTGGGAAATCTTATGGGCTAATAC GTCAATTTTTTCGTTCAGTGAATTTGCAGAAGAAAATTCTTCAGTAGCACAGAAGGGTCTCCTGAACCTATGGAAGTTGCACAAGCTGCCGACGAGCGGCATGAGGGTCACCCACCAAGACCTGATTTCCCTATGGAATCTAGCGGTCGCCATCCTGGATAACAAGCGTAGCCAAGCAAGACTCATTGAT ATAATGGTGGTGACTAACGTTCAGATAACATCGTACGGAGAAGCGTGGCCGCCGCACCTCGAGGTGGAACGCGTCGCCCTCCACTATTATGTCATCGGCTGCTGTTACGCCGCAATGGGAGTCAACGAAACGGCCATTGAGTATTTACTCAAAGTCACCAA AATGAAGCAACAAATAAAGAAGGACGAGTTTCTGGTACCGTTCGCGATGATAGAAGCAGCAATGTGTTATCACTCTTTGAACGATCGCGAGATGGGAGACAATCTCATGACCACAGCGTG TCAGGAGTACGGCCCCAATTCACGAGAGTGCAAGATGCTGCTGCGTGTGTATGAACGCGTCCTCCGGCACCCGCTCAGCAAATGCTACTACACTGACACCAACACTGACTCAGACGACGACTATCCCGATCTCGGATTGAATATCAGCGATTTCGATCatgatgaaaataatgatgCGAAGAAGAAAACGGCTACCGTTGGTGAGAAGAGCGGTAAAGCGAAGAAAGCGTTCGCGGGCACATCAAGTAAAGCTGGCGGGTCGGGCGACAAGGGTAGCAATGCATAA